gcagcaatgttccaacatctagtcgaAAGCCTTTTCCATTAAGagttgaggctgttatagcagcaaagaagggaccaactccatattaatgctcatgattttggaatgagatgttttgaCGAGAAGGTGTCTTATGGTCATGTAAAGGTGGTTTGGAAAACGAATGGGTTATGCTTCAACCCTGGTTTTACAAATGAAGAAGGCAAGTTCTTACTACGCTACGGAATATAAACCATGTCTGGAGACAACTATACAAAATATAACTCACTTGTTAGCAGCTAAGCTCAGTCGTAGGGGCTTGCTCCCGAGCCCCACCGCTCCCTGACACTCCTCCAGCGCCAGCTTCTGAAGCCTCTGGTCTGGGAACTGGACAAACCCACAACCCCTGGAAACAAGAGAAACATTCAAACAAAGTAAGTAAATAACTAGAGAGCTTCAGCtgtgaatacttttttttttgttggtacatgtagtggaagaagtttagacatttaaaaaataaaaatcacataAATCTGGATGTATGGACCCAGCATAATGACTATAACATCCTGCTGGACTCACTTGGAGTTCCCCGTGCCATCCAGCACCAACTTCCCCCCACGACAGGAAGGGTAGCGGTTGTAAAAGAACTCGTAGAGCATCCCGTCATCCACTTCAGGTGTGAGATCCCCAACAAACAGGGAATAGAGTGGACTGTagcagagagaaaggggggagcggggggggggggaagagttCGGCCGTTAATTTACAATGCTTCTATAAGGCATCTCATGACATACAGTTTGACTTACAATCGAGCTTGTTGATATACCCGCTTTCTCCTTGCTTCCCAAAAGTGGCCCGGTTTAACTTGAATCTTCGAGGCTGTTAAGTACAAAAAGGCTTCCTTTAAAAATGATAATTTACAATATGATGACAATATGCATTAACCTATACAAATGCCACAATGTGGCTAATGGCACAGAGATCTTCTGTTTGGCTCAAGTCACCAAAAGGGAGCATTTATAAACTGCTAAAATGTAGGTCTGCATCCCATAGGGcaggggtcaaaagtagtgaactatataggggatagggtgccatagggctctggttaaaagtagtgaactatataggggatagggtgccattcggcATGCTTCCTAGAATCCATAACATCCAAGTAGTTATGGATATATGGTATATTGGTATATAAATGGTATATAAATGGTTTATTTACCGGTGTGGCTCCTGGCAGTGCTTTTCCATTGACTTTACGAAGACACCGCTCAGCTGTGGCTTCATCCGTCAGCTCCACGAAGCAGTAGCCTGCTGCACCCCTACTGAAGAACAACACAGAGAAGGCATAACGGTCCAATGTTGCATTCAAAATGATGGCTTCTTTTAGCTGTGTATTGGGTGTAGCTATGGCCTGGGTACCAGTCGggtttgtgccatcatgccactcCTTGTAGGGAGGTCAAACCTTCGGCCTGCTGCAGAGACCCGATGGACGCTCTAGTCTAGAGTGCCTGGTTAAATTATGGTTAggagcatttttttttaaactcttaaAGTACGAAGAATTAGATgtaattgttgtaaaaatgtgtgagtgtgttaatTTAAATGACGTTATAGTACGCTAATTTCCCTACGGCGGACAGAACATGTAACTACATCACACAGACTAACGTTTTCACTACACAAGAATTACAGGATATACAAATCATTTTTTACCTCAGAGCGGTGATGTTAGCATAAAAGTTCATAGTGATCACAATCTCACAAAATCGATTGGTACTAAAAGCAAAGATATTGATCTGTTTATTTtgatcagtgttttttttttcttcccataCTCAATCCAGTCCGTAGTGGAACTTAAGCCTTGTTCATATTACCCATAAAACACTCAGTTACACACAAATGGCATTACCATCACAAAGTAAAACAGGAATGGTACTCACTTAAAAGGAATGAGTCATTGTTTACAAATGACTAGAAATCCCATAAACCCATTGTCAAAAACCACATCTTCTCATCTACTTCTGTAGTTTGGTAACTTCCTGTTCTTAGATAGACAGACCAGTCTGAAGAAGTTTGCCGCGGCAGTCTCGCAACGGAGCCTCCAATCGCAACGGGAGCCTCCAATCGCAACGGGAGCCTCCAATCGCAACGGGAGCCTCCAATCGCAACGGGAGCCTCCAATCGCAACGGGAGCCTCCAATCGCAACGGGAGCCTTCAATCGCAACGGGAGCCTCCAATCGCAACGGGAGCCTCCAATCGCAACGGGAGCCTTCAATCGCAACGGGAGCCTTCAATCGCAACGGGAGCCTTCAATCGCAACGGAGCATTTATGGTAAGTGTAAGTGATGCTTTAGacattttttaggggggggggggggggggggctgctccTATAAAAAAAAGTATCTGGTCTCACATGAATTAATGGGAGTTAAACTATCATTAAAAAGAAACCCAACCCCTACCTCTATTTAGAGACCGATGTGAGGTGGTTATTCGTTTCAATTATCCAGTCAAAACAAAATGTTGCGTTTCCTTCTCCGTATTTGGCCATCTACCTAAAAGAATCTTCCCAGATATAGAACTTGATAAATGGCTATTACAGGTTGTCATCTATAAACAGATAGATGTAGTATACCCAAGTACATGACATttaggtcatttagcagaagctcctATCCAGAACGTCTTACAGCCGACAATAAatcagggttaagtgccttgctcaagggcacagaaaGATTTTTAacctagtcggctctgggatttgaaccagagacctttccggttactggcccaatgcgctTAACTGCTAGAAGAGCACAAACAGTACATGATGCTGCTGTTATTGTCCCAGTTCTATTGACTTTAAGACAATATCGTTGTGAGTGAATCATTTGCAGGCGCTATTGATCACAGTAGAACAAGCTAATCAATTCCGGTCTTGAGTGACCACTTCGTAAATAGCGGTGGGTGTGCAGTTTAGAAGGTACTAGTTTAGCAAAATACAAGTAATCTGAACAAAAGTGTGACGTCTGTAGGGAGGAATTTATGTATTGGTCTTCAAAATATCACATTTTATTTCAGCATACTGATTGTGAATTTGTACAGCTAAACCGGTGTTTTGACACTCCGCCATATATCAAAAAGCCATGACAACAGGAAGCAACTAAATTATAATTTTCAATGTATATTTAGCaataattctctctttctttctctctctcggaggacctgagccctaggaccatgccccaggaatacctgacatgatgactctttgctgtccccagtccacctgactgtgctgctgctccagtttcaactattctgccttattattattcgaccatgctggtcatttatgaacatttgaacatcttgaccatgttttgttataatctccacccggcacagccagaagaggactggccaccccacatagcctggttcctctctaggtttcttcctaggttttggcctttctagggagtttttcctagccaccgtgcttcttcacctgcatttcttgctgtttggggttttaggctgggtttctgtacagcactttgagatatcagctgatgtacgaagggctatataaaataaatttgattgattgattgaaactGTACtttaaacatttttcaacagGAATCTACTTTATCAGGAAAAATTTACTATTACTGAATGAGCCCAAAACGTGCTATCGACTACATCAGTGAAAATGTTTAAATAGGTTTGTCCTGGCTAATTACGCCTTGTCATGTCAACAGATGTGTGGCTATTTATTATAGCTAACGTTACCGGATCTACACTTTCAGGTTAAACGGCCTAACGTTACCGGATCTACACGTTCAGGTCAAACGCACAGACGTTACCGGATCTACACTTTCAGGTCAAACGCACTAACGTTACCGGATCTACACTTACAGGTTAAACGGCCAAACGTTACCGGATCTACACTTTCAGGTCAAACGCACAGACGTTACCGGATATACACGTTCAGGTCAAACGCACAGACGTTACCGGATCTACACGTTCAGGTCAAACGCACTAACGTTACTAGATCTACACTTTTTCAGGTCAAACGGCCTAACGTTAGGCGGAAAAACCACTCACCCAGTCATCTTGTTGCGTATAATCCGTGCACTCACAACCAACTCCCCCATGGTGCCGAAGGCTCGGGTTATGAACTTCTCGTCCAT
The DNA window shown above is from Oncorhynchus mykiss isolate Arlee chromosome 18, USDA_OmykA_1.1, whole genome shotgun sequence and carries:
- the LOC110496892 gene encoding tRNA selenocysteine 1-associated protein 1 isoform X1; the protein is MSTLWMGNLEPYMDEKFITRAFGTMGELVVSARIIRNKMTGRGAAGYCFVELTDEATAERCLRKVNGKALPGATPPRRFKLNRATFGKQGESGPLYSLFVGDLTPEVDDGMLYEFFYNRYPSCRGGKLVLDGTGNSKGCGFVQFPDQRLQKLALEECQGAVGLGSKPLRLSLAANKTRHNQSDNRGWGSHGGGYRHNQNQYNQHNQQPYGSGWGSWGYDQNGGNYGGYNYNQYDYTQNPAQENEAFEDDGLEDPNPELDVVEANRKFMEHSEELYDALIQCHWQPLESSEQTFGTTSTLLEPVYC
- the LOC110496892 gene encoding tRNA selenocysteine 1-associated protein 1 isoform X2, which translates into the protein MSTLWMGNLEPYMDEKFITRAFGTMGELVVSARIIRNKMTGGAAGYCFVELTDEATAERCLRKVNGKALPGATPPRRFKLNRATFGKQGESGPLYSLFVGDLTPEVDDGMLYEFFYNRYPSCRGGKLVLDGTGNSKGCGFVQFPDQRLQKLALEECQGAVGLGSKPLRLSLAANKTRHNQSDNRGWGSHGGGYRHNQNQYNQHNQQPYGSGWGSWGYDQNGGNYGGYNYNQYDYTQNPAQENEAFEDDGLEDPNPELDVVEANRKFMEHSEELYDALIQCHWQPLESSEQTFGTTSTLLEPVYC